One segment of Streptomyces sp. NBC_00576 DNA contains the following:
- a CDS encoding protealysin inhibitor emfourin has translation MRIQVRRTGGFAGIERHAQVDTADRPDAPAWHALADQAIAAGGGTRPTGVPDGFSYEITVDGKTVYCADPRLTEEQRKLISRVLKEGA, from the coding sequence ATGCGTATTCAGGTGAGACGTACGGGCGGGTTCGCGGGCATCGAACGGCACGCCCAGGTGGACACCGCGGACCGCCCCGATGCCCCCGCGTGGCACGCCCTCGCCGATCAGGCGATCGCGGCCGGCGGGGGCACCCGCCCGACCGGGGTTCCGGACGGCTTCAGCTACGAGATCACGGTGGACGGAAAGACGGTGTACTGCGCCGATCCCCGGCTCACGGAGGAGCAACGGAAGCTGATCTCAAGGGTGTTGAAAGAGGGGGCATAG